The Vicinamibacterales bacterium DNA window ACGCGTCGTCCCCCATGATGCCCGCCATGAAGTCTTCTGGCACGTAGCCGTGGATGACCGCGCCGACGGCGATGCCGCCGACGACGTATGGCCACACCCGGCCGACGACGTCGCGCACGGACTCGACCGCGGACGCCATGCGGTCGGCGAAGGTCAGGCTCGAGTCATCCGTCGAGGCATCGATCCGTGGGATGGTGCGCACCCAGTCCTGCAGGTGCCGTTCCATGCGCAGGCGGCCGATGACCCAGCCCGCCACGATCGCCACCAGCAGACCCAGCGACAGATAGAGCGCGGCGATCCGCCATCCGAACAGCCCGAACAACAGCGTCAGCGCCACCTCGTTCACCATCGGTGCCGCGATCAGGAACGACAGGGTGACGCCGAGCGGCACGCCCGCCTGGACGAAGCCGATGAAGAGTGGCACGGCCGAGCAGGAACAGAACGGCGTGACGATGCCCAGGCCGGCCGCCATGACATTGGCCACGCCTTCCCTGCGTCCCGCCAGCAGCGCACGGGTGTGTTCAGCCGTGAACCACGTGTTCACGATCCCCATCACGAAGACGACGCCGGTGAGGAGGAGGAGTACCTTCGGCGTGTCGTAGAGGAAGAACTGCAGGGCGCCACCCAGATGGCTGGCGCGGTCCACTGGCAGGGCTGCCACCAGGGCTTCGGATGCCGGGATCAGCGCCCAGTAGAGGGCCACCCAGGACACCGCCGCGAGGGCCAGGAAGGCTCTGGGGTGGGTGTCAGGCCACTTGCGGCTCAACGCGATGACGTGCATGGTCGAATCCTTCGCTCCACCGCGGCGCCGGTGGCGTCTACGGGGAGGACGAATGACCTCCCGAAAGGATGCAGGGCCCCGTCACTCGCCCTGGCCGAAGGGGCCGTGGCAACAGACCTGGCCGGTGGGACCAAAGCGCACCCCGGCCTGTGCCACCAGGAGTCGTCGCAGTCGGCTGCGGGCCCGCAGAATCCGCGACTTGACCGCCGGCAGCGTGAGCTGGTGGGCCGTTGCGTAGGCGGCCTGGGTCTGACCTTCGAGATCGCAGCGGACGATCACATCTCTATCGTCCGGATCCAAGGCGGCGAGCGCCGCCGCCAGGCCCGTCGCGAGAGCGTCGACGGGTGTGCCGGCGGCCTCAGGCTGCGCCAGTGTGTCCTCGGCCAGTACCGTCGTCTTGCTGAGCCGGTGATGGTCGATGACGGCGTGCCTGGCCACCTGATACAGCCACGCCCGCGGCGACTCGAGCCGGCAGAAGTGTCCGCCCTCCCGCAGGGCCTTCACGAAAACGTCCTGCAGAATGTCGTCTGCCAGCGCAGCGTCGCGCAGACGGCTGAGCAACCACCGACGAAGCTCCGCCTCGTGCGTCTCCCAGGCGTCCAGCACACACGGGAAGGGCGACGTATGGCCGGTGGTCACCGCGCCCAGCCTCGCGCTGCGAGAAACGCGGTGACACGACGGTGAATCTCGTCGCGAATGGCCCGAACCTCCGTCGGCGGGCGGCCCTTGGGATCCGGCAGCGGCCAGTCGTCGCGGACCACACCGGGGAGCACGGGACACCGATCGCCGCACCCCATCGTGATGAGCCACTGCGCACCAGCCGCGAGCTCCGGGGTGAG harbors:
- a CDS encoding sigma-70 family RNA polymerase sigma factor encodes the protein MTTGHTSPFPCVLDAWETHEAELRRWLLSRLRDAALADDILQDVFVKALREGGHFCRLESPRAWLYQVARHAVIDHHRLSKTTVLAEDTLAQPEAAGTPVDALATGLAAALAALDPDDRDVIVRCDLEGQTQAAYATAHQLTLPAVKSRILRARSRLRRLLVAQAGVRFGPTGQVCCHGPFGQGE
- a CDS encoding permease gives rise to the protein MHVIALSRKWPDTHPRAFLALAAVSWVALYWALIPASEALVAALPVDRASHLGGALQFFLYDTPKVLLLLTGVVFVMGIVNTWFTAEHTRALLAGRREGVANVMAAGLGIVTPFCSCSAVPLFIGFVQAGVPLGVTLSFLIAAPMVNEVALTLLFGLFGWRIAALYLSLGLLVAIVAGWVIGRLRMERHLQDWVRTIPRIDASTDDSSLTFADRMASAVESVRDVVGRVWPYVVGGIAVGAVIHGYVPEDFMAGIMGDDAWWSVPLAVLVGVPMYSNAAGVIPVVQALLAKGAALGTVLAFMMSVIALSLPELVILRKVLKTPLIATFVGVVAAGILLVGYVFNAVL